The sequence GCCCTCGACCACGTACAGCAGCTCCTCGCAGTTCGGGTGCGAGTGTAGAGCGTTGGCGACCCCGGGGTCAATCCGCACGGCCCCGAAGGTCTGCTCGGCGTCCGGGCAGATCCGGTCGTTCATTAGCCAGGTGATCGATCCCCACGGGAAGGACTCGCGGGGCATGCTGTCCAGACTCGTCACGCAGGGCTTCTCGCCGAACATCCTCCACACCTCGCGCAAGTCTTGAGATCAACCGGACAGCCTGAGAGGGAGCTCAGAACTCCACCCGAAACTCATGCCGTCCCGGACCGGGACTGGCGACCAGGTGAGTGCCCTCGACCTGCATACCCTCGGGCAAGGTCTTGGGTGCTGCCAGACCCAGTGCCGAGAGGTCGACGCGAAGCT is a genomic window of Armatimonadia bacterium containing:
- a CDS encoding cupin domain-containing protein, translated to MFGEKPCVTSLDSMPRESFPWGSITWLMNDRICPDAEQTFGAVRIDPGVANALHSHPNCEELLYVVEGRCEHYLNEQVVTLQAGDLIRIPANTEHNAVNTGDTPVVMVVCYSASNRLTRAIE